The Pan troglodytes isolate AG18354 chromosome 6, NHGRI_mPanTro3-v2.0_pri, whole genome shotgun sequence genomic sequence GCTGCACACATTGGAGATCTAGGTTGTgctctccttatgagaatctaatgcctgatgatatgtccctgtctcccatcacccccagatggagCTGTCTAGTtgaaggaaaacaagctcaggacttTCACTGATTCTACATCATGTGagttatataattaattatttcattatatgttacaatgtaataataatataaataaagtgcacaataaatgtaatgtgcttgaatcatccctaAACCAGCCCCCTCTCCCccaggtccatggaaaaattgtcttccacaaaatcagtccctggtgccaaaaagactgGGGACAGCTGGGTTAACAGATATTAGACCCCATTGCCTTGTATTGGATTATAGTAATCTGCAGATATATATTGTGTGACTGACATCCGTTggtgccatcttttttttttttttttgagacggagtctcactcagtcacccaggctgcctGAGTGCAGcagcctgatctcggctcactgcaacctccacctcccaggttcaagcaattcacctgtctcagcctcccaagtaactgtgactacagatgcctgccaccagccctggctaatttttttatttctagtaatgatggggtttcaccttgttggtcaggctggtctcgaactcctgaccttgggtgatctacctgccttggcttcccaaagtgctgggattacaggcttgagccaccgcgcccggcccaatggAGCCATCTTGCACTGTAAATCATTTTAGGGATACCTGCAgtatttcatgaaaattaaaatttatttctagtgaATTTACAAAGTTATTTATAAGTAGTATGTTctttttaattagttaatttgAAATGATCTGTCCTGAGTTATTATGACTGTGTGAAAAAtaggtaattttctttttctttctttttttttttttttgagagggagtctcgctctgtcgtccaggctggagtgcattggtgccatctcagctcactgcaagctccgcctcccaggttcacgccattctcctgcctcagcctgccgagtagctgggatcacaggcaccctccaccacacccagctaatttttttttgcatttttagtagagatgaggtttcaccgtgttagccaggatggtcccaatctcctgaccctgtgatccgcccacctcagcctcccaaagtgctgagattacaggcgtgagccacggcgccctgcCAAAAAGAAGTAATTTGCAACGTGTAACTATACTAAATAATTTCCAATATTCTTTTCCATAACATTTATCAGAATTGCTAATAACAGAAACTCACCACTTAGCAGGATGTTTTTTCTTCACTACCTTTCAAGTATATTTATCCCTTGGAAGAGACTGAAgtgagaaattaaaaacatgagaactagaaaggaaaaatagtcaagaacatagaaattttatttgaataataaaCACTGCGTAGGAAGAGCCAGataacaaaataaactttttattttctaacaaaacaaattttaatatgttttactgTAGAATGaccttaaaagaagaagaaaagggaagaaatgcTGATATATTGCCTAAAAAAGACAGTgaacagttaaaaagaaaagaaaaggaatgtggGAAAGAAGTTGAAACAACAACTCAAACAGACTCTGAAATCACTGGTCACAGAATTGAGGACATTAGGAAAGAATTTGGATCAGGTAAATTAATTTTTGGTGAAAACtttatatttctaactttatatttCATCAGTATTACTTATAATATTCCttgatataatgtatataatttagtTTCAAAACATACCAAGACTGTTATTTAATCTTAAAAAGGAAGTATGACATTTATAGCTATTTATTGTAAACCTTGGCATCTCTGCCTGTGATGTTCAGTCTTAGATGCTCAAACTATCTCTTATGTTTTCTGAATGAAGGAATGGAGGATAAATTGAGTTTAAtcacataaatatttgtgtatttttttatgttaaaatacagGCTCTATAGCTTTGAGACTATAACAAAGCTAGttaaatgttttgaaagaaattttattaCACAATACTGTATTTTTCTGTAGGTAAGAACTGTTTTTCCTCTTTGAGAAATTTAGCTGTCATGTATGCAATTAAAGTTTGAGTAATTCCTGAGAGATAAAAGTCCTTGTGTTTTAataggctacttttttttttaacagttttacaaAAAAGGTTctgttcttttagattttctttttcaatgctATTAGACCAAAAATGTAATGTATGTCTAGGTTGTGCAGAAGCGAAGCGATACCCACAAGCAACTTTCTGAAGAGCAGAATGCCAGAATATTACAAGATGAGATTCTGACCAGTAAGCAAAAGGAGGTCAAAGGggctcaaaagaaaatgaattctgcgatattttctttagtcattttcaaatatgtttttgtatgtgtatatatttgaaaaaccAACTCTATGTACCTtggaaaatataaagtatttttaaattatatatatatacacacacacacacatatcctatgtgtttgtgtatctatatatagaatatacacttgtgtgtgtgtgtgtaggataaAGCCATATTCTTAATTCAGCTCCATTAGTCTGCAGCAGTGAAGTAGTGACATTCACAATGGCCTCAATCCAAAGAAGAagcatttgatattttttataAGAATTGATGATCTTCCCATAATCTCAAAATTTTTGGTACTAACAACAGACGTTCTAGTTTTTGGACATTGTTTTATCTTCTCAAAATATTAATGGAGAAGTCAGTTTATTATTTTCACTGATAGATAAGGAGGAAATGTATAGCCAGTTTAGAGGCCATATTGTGAATGTCATTCTTCTTACTTTTGAAGAACTTAGAAGTTTTCTCCAAGTAGTATCTAATTTCAATGCAAAGGGCTTTGAAAACAATGACGTAgaataatatacatttagtgaTAATTTATTGGTAAGTGTTTTGTTTCTGGAAAAATAGTTCAGTGTATTTCCCCCTATTTCACACTTATTACTGTTTCAAACAttataaagaggaaataaaagttaTTACAATAGCAAATAATCTCATGATTTTTTAAGAAGATCTCTATAAATTTTACcattggtatttttaaataagaggcttcttttgtatttatatatttacaccacagaagtaACTGCAATTTGATGGAGGGAGGACTAGAAGTAGAATCAGAAGACCTGGGGAAAATCCTGCATCTTGCATATATTTCAGTCTCTCCTCTTCAGAATTGCGACCTTAAATGAGTTCAGTAATGTATGTAAAAGTGCAATGCTTAGATGTAGAAGTGTAAAATGTAGAAATGTACAATGCTTAGATTTAACATTTATGAATAAGTGTAATCTTTATAACTTAGAATAAAATTGTTAGAAAAGTAGAATATCTATAGAACATTATCAGGAAAAAGGAACTTAGAGAACTTTGAGAAATTTCTTCAGTCCAAATAAATGCAGAACTAAGAGTCTTACAATGGGGTGGTGTATAGGTTAgatatcagattttaaaatttttaaattttaaaaatgtagtcaaATGTATCAATCTCATATTTTATGCTGCTGGGTTTTTTGTAATTCAGAGAAAGGCTTTGTCAATTCTGAGAGTCTTAAAAATCCTCTAgtggtttattttttacttttattgattcATTGTcttcaaatagatttttttaacttttgggaATTTACACTCTGAGGTTTGAAATtttgatttaacatttttttcagttaaatatCCACTTATGGGAATCCTTTCATTGTACAAATATACAGGTTATTCTTTAATTTCAGAAGAAACCATGATATGTCATTCTATTGAGTGCTAAGTTTCCTTTGTTTACTTAGATTTCTCAAagccataagaaagaagaagaccTGTTGCATAAAAATAGTATGTTGCAGGAAGAAATTGCCATGCTAAGACTGGAACTAGACACAATAAAACATCAGAAccagctgaaagaaaagaaatatttgaaggatGTTGAAAGTGTGAAATAAAAGAATGACAACCTTCAAAATATGATAAAACTGAATGAGGAAACATCAACAAAAATAGTATTTCAGTACAGTGGACAGCTTAGCATTTTGACAGCTGAGAATAAAACTCAGTTCTCAACTTGAGAATGTAAAACACAACATGGAAAGACTGGAAATGGAAATTCAGTCATATCGATGCAGGCTGGCTGCTGCTGTACATGATTGTGATCAAAGTCAGACAGCATAAGAAAACCTAGAACTTGCTTTCCAGAGAACAGGACATGAATGGGTTCATTTACAGGAGAAAATGAATTCTGATATGTCTAACCTAAAAGATAACAGTTAGATTCTTTGTGAAAAAACTCTCTAATGCTGACAGTAAAATTAACGGCCTAAAAATTAAGTTTCATCATGCAAGAGAAACACTCAGAGAAAAGACGTCAGTTTTAGAATGTTTCCAAAGAGACCTTGGCCAAACACagtgtcaaaagaaagaaattgaacgaatgtataaaaatgaacaaagcaaagtaaataaatacgCTGAAGAAGCAGGAATCTATAGAGGACAGATGTGCTCAACTACAAAGTGAAAATAGGTTGCTTCGACAGCAACTGGATGGTGCCCACAAGAAAGCTGACAATCAAGAAAAGACAATCAGTACTATCCAAGACCGAATCCATGCCGTTGTAAAAAAATCTAGCTGGGAGTGAAATGCAGAGTCTTCTgctagaagagaaaaacaaagacttAATGAATGTATGTaataatttgaaagaaagaatatatcaatgtgaaaaagaaagaaaaaaaagtaagtaccaagaaagatatttttcaaactgaaagaaagaaaatttaaagtaatatttggtTATGCTAAATGTTATATATAGTTGAATATAAAAGTATGtagaataggctgggtgcagtggctcatgcctgtaatcccagcactttgggaggccaaggcgggcggatcacctgaggtcgggagttcgagaccagcctgaccaacatggagaaaccccatctcgactaaaaatacaaaatcagctgggcgtagtggcgcgtacctgtaatcccagctactcaggaggctgaggcaggagaatcgcttgaacccgggaggcggaggttgcattgagccgagatcgcaccattacactccagcttgggcaacaaaagctaaactccgtctcaaaaaaataaaaaagcatgtaCAAATATACTTAGAATAAAAGTGTATTTGCTGTGTTAGCCTAGAAACATACCAGCAAAAGAAAGACCTGAAGTACACTTTACTTTGAGTAAAGAAATTATATCACCTTTGAAATTTTAAGAGGTTAAGTTACAAGTTGTTAGTAGATATAGACTAATATTTATGATGTAGACATactgctaaaataattttaatatttgtatgtgGCCACATTTTAAGACCATGATGAAGCAGATAAACAGAAATGCCTTATATCTGAAATAAGTCTTTTGAAATTAAGATTCGATTAGGTGGGTTACTTTGACTGTTAATTCAAGATTTCCCAGGTGAACTGAAGTATACTGTTGTATCTCATAATACTTTTCCTTCAGGGGCTTTTTATGTATTTAcgtttgtataattttatttttatttgtatcaatTTGACTTTAATCTGAGACTATTTCAATATCACAGTATTGTTATGACATCTCAATTATTTAAaagcatttactttttattaaatcaTAATTTGGGACAGATGTGAATTTCCAGCAAAACCATATTTGATTAATCTTACCACTGATATTTATACTTTGaatgttcttaaaaataatttgcccgtaatttttatttcaaggctCAGTGGCTATCATTTGGATATGACTTTGTCCCACACAAAGATAATTGTGGCTATCTGCAATTGCTTTGTTTGACATTACGTCCCCATTTTCAATCTAATGGGAGGTGGTAGGATTCACATACAGTGAGAAAGCAGTGAGTAGGAAAGAGATTTGTAGGAGCTGAGGTCAGGGAGGGAGGTGAAGGCCAGGTGGTTACCTAGGGCCTGGAAGGCAATTGGAATTTTACTTGTATTCTGAGATAGAAATCTATTGGAAGGATCTGAGCAGGCAATTGAGGATGTC encodes the following:
- the LOC129144580 gene encoding coiled-coil domain-containing protein 144A-like → MQDAVLSWEHLLELKNNHCEQLTVNIKQMENMVGVLQKELCEAKETQLQLEHEKGQWEQERYSLRMTLKEEEKGRNADILPKKDSEQLKRKEKECGKEVETTTQTDSEITGHRIEDIRKEFGSGCAEAKRYPQATF